In the Vulpes lagopus strain Blue_001 chromosome 16, ASM1834538v1, whole genome shotgun sequence genome, one interval contains:
- the LOC121476850 gene encoding developmental pluripotency-associated protein 3-like, which produces MITEELQSTTRVSMDSPKQLHPAWAPGSSQMFPEEHSQEGSAVQTMSEVLVKNLSKLTLNPSIKLPSPLPDYPPQQQEREKKPQGLVDRILSNNRKRSGVRTLLTARKERMERMIRLIQYQRYLNKRSMLQKDLPEQEIEGESRVERFRCTCHYCLYHKDVSEDTSMEKNYDTEPM; this is translated from the coding sequence ATGATTACCGAGGAGCTTCAGTCCACAACTAGGGTTTCAATGGATTCACCAAAGCAGCtgcacccagcctgggccccggGATCATCTCAGATGTTTCCTGAAGAGCACTCTCAGGAAGGTTCAGCTGTTCAAACCATGTCCGAAGTGTTAGTAAAGAACCTTAGCAAACTGACTCTCAACCCTAGTATCAAACTCCCTTCCCCGCTACCAGATTATCCaccccagcagcaggagagagagaagaaaccacAGGGGCTTGTTGACCGCATCCTCAGCAACAACAGGAAGAGGAGTGGAGTGAGGACTCTGTTAACTGCTAGGAAAGAAAGGATGGAGAGGATGATTCGATTGATTCAGTACCAGCGCTACCTCAACAAGCGGTCCATGCTTCAAAAGGATCTACCAGAGCAGGAAATTGAGGGGGAATCCAGAGTGGAAAGATTTAGATGTACCTGTCATTATTGCCTGTATCATAAAGATGTTTCTGAGGATACCAGCATGGAGAAAAATTATGACACGGAGCCAATGTAA